GCTGGATCGACGATGACGCCGAACAGGCCATCCAGCTCGTCGTGCAACTTGTCACCTCCGTGCGCGCCACGCGTGCTGCCTATGGCATCAGCCCGCGCCAGGAGCTTGCCGTGGCCCTGCGCTTCGCGGATGACGACGAGAAGGCTATCGCCGAGCGCACGCTCGTCGAGCAACAGCGCGACCTCATCATGGCGCTCGCCAAACTGTCGAGCCTTGATATTCTCGAGGCGGACGCTCCGCGCCCTGCCGAGAGCGGCATCGATTTCGTGGGCGATATCGAGGTGTACACCGCGCTGTCCGGCTTGGTCGATTTTGCCGAGGAGCGCAAGAGACTTGAGACGCGTCGCGCCAAGGCTCTCAAGGAGCTTGAGAAGCTCGACAAGAAGCTCGGCAACCAGAACTTCCTCGACAAGGCCGCACCCGAGGCCGTCGAGAAGGTTCGTACCGAGCACGCCGAGCTCACCCAAGAGCTCAAGCTCATAAAAGCGCAGCTCGAGGAGTAGCAGCAGTTCCGAAAGGGGATGACCGTGAAGAAAATCCTGTATGTGGATGCCTGCGTCAATCGTGACACCTCACGCACCGAGCGGCTCGCCCAGGCGCTTCTCGAGCGTCTGGATGGTCCGGATGTCGAGATCGAGACGCTCGTGCTGGAGGATGAGAAGAGCTTGCTGCCTCTTACGGGCAAGCTTTCCAACCAGCGTATGGCGTGGTCAAAGACCGGTGATTTCGATCACCCCGTTTTCGATTACGCGAAGCAGTTTGCCGGGGTCGATGAAGTCGTCTTCGCGGCACCGTACTGGGACTTCTCGTTTCCCGCTCTGTTGAAGATCTACTTCGAGTTGCTTTGCGCCCAAGGCGTGACCTTCGTATACAGCCCCGAGGGCATTCCCACGGGCATGTGCAATGCCAAGCGCGCGTATTTC
This window of the Coriobacteriaceae bacterium genome carries:
- a CDS encoding NAD(P)H-dependent oxidoreductase, with the protein product MKKILYVDACVNRDTSRTERLAQALLERLDGPDVEIETLVLEDEKSLLPLTGKLSNQRMAWSKTGDFDHPVFDYAKQFAGVDEVVFAAPYWDFSFPALLKIYFELLCAQGVTFVYSPEGIPTGMCNAKRAYFVTTVGGYSGDWDYGYDQVKALCQLYFGIEDVRCFRAEGLDIITNDPEAIMTEALEELARAQL